Proteins from one Pontibacter korlensis genomic window:
- a CDS encoding acyl-CoA thioesterase: MLSKMSDTQNFRPVSYSRTTLTELMIPSYANFGGKIHGGILLSLMDKVAYACAAKHAGNYCVTVSVEGVNFLQPVEVGELVSLKASVNYVGNTSLMVGIRVIAENVKTGNVKHTNTSYFTMVAKDDEDKSAQVPGLILETREDGRRFLEAIRRRELSRRYQTELDNTKTIIQVEKELHLLEAQRCQITF, translated from the coding sequence ATGCTAAGCAAAATGTCCGACACCCAAAACTTCCGCCCTGTCTCCTACTCCCGCACCACACTTACTGAGCTCATGATCCCGAGTTATGCCAACTTCGGCGGGAAAATACATGGTGGTATACTTCTTTCTTTGATGGACAAAGTAGCCTATGCCTGTGCCGCCAAGCATGCTGGTAACTACTGCGTTACCGTTTCGGTAGAGGGAGTAAACTTTCTGCAGCCCGTAGAGGTAGGCGAGCTGGTGTCGCTGAAGGCATCCGTGAACTACGTGGGCAACACTTCTCTGATGGTTGGCATTAGGGTGATAGCCGAAAACGTGAAAACCGGCAATGTTAAACACACCAACACCTCCTACTTCACCATGGTGGCCAAAGACGATGAAGATAAATCTGCCCAGGTACCCGGCCTCATACTTGAAACCCGTGAGGACGGCCGCCGCTTTCTGGAAGCCATCAGACGCCGCGAACTCTCACGCCGCTACCAGACAGAACTCGACAACACCAAAACCATAATCCAGGTAGAGAAAGAACTACACCTACTGGAGGCACAGCGCTGTCAAATTACGTTTTAG
- a CDS encoding T9SS type A sorting domain-containing protein, giving the protein MSYLPRTLLVLILCWAIAVTALAQQYPFAGGEAGGYSATSTAAPVTFSGKVSSIKIFSGGAGDGTARAETDNLQLSGEPQVLSLYFGGITDGWSEATTAPKQTLSGQTAKLTLFYGGESDGAAIYFSEVQTLSGMVPDLTLYKGGPTDGWATAQLSEELALDGSLHTPTLFQGGNKDGWAAAEVQNQTLNGEFQNLIMFNGGSEDGFATTLMSERGLDGLTYTPTLYFGGGADGWAMYTSESQSLGGSEEQLVLFRGGIGNGYDVAMALPPQEPLPVELFYFKAFRRSDNQVELRWITASEYDNAGFEIWRQDSGGNWYKVGYRQGIGTSYVSNHYNYLDANYRKSITYYRLKQLDHDGTATFSKVVAVPGAIARQRSSAWPIPVKDYLTVQAAIPDTPALLTLYSTNARLLMSKTFEDQTRIDLRHLPNGLYLLYVLQDGETPAIIKVVVEK; this is encoded by the coding sequence GTGAGCTACCTCCCCCGGACACTGCTGGTGCTTATACTCTGCTGGGCAATCGCTGTCACAGCCCTAGCACAGCAGTATCCCTTTGCAGGCGGAGAGGCAGGCGGATATTCTGCCACCTCTACAGCTGCTCCAGTAACTTTCTCAGGTAAAGTTTCTTCGATAAAAATATTCAGTGGCGGAGCCGGAGATGGCACAGCAAGAGCAGAGACCGACAACCTGCAGTTGTCAGGAGAGCCTCAAGTACTATCCTTATACTTTGGTGGAATTACGGATGGCTGGAGCGAGGCGACCACAGCACCCAAGCAAACCCTTAGCGGCCAAACTGCAAAGCTAACTTTGTTTTATGGTGGCGAATCTGACGGAGCAGCCATATACTTCTCCGAAGTACAAACTCTTAGCGGAATGGTTCCAGACCTTACCTTATACAAAGGAGGCCCCACTGACGGATGGGCCACAGCACAACTTTCAGAGGAACTCGCTCTTGATGGTAGCCTGCACACTCCTACCCTTTTTCAGGGTGGGAACAAAGACGGCTGGGCAGCTGCTGAGGTACAGAATCAGACTTTGAATGGCGAATTTCAAAACCTGATCATGTTTAACGGAGGCAGTGAAGATGGATTCGCGACAACCCTTATGTCGGAAAGAGGCTTGGATGGCCTTACATACACCCCTACTTTGTACTTTGGCGGGGGTGCGGATGGCTGGGCCATGTATACTTCTGAAAGCCAGTCTTTGGGAGGTAGCGAAGAGCAGCTTGTGCTCTTTAGAGGGGGTATAGGCAACGGATATGATGTAGCCATGGCTCTACCACCACAGGAGCCTTTACCAGTGGAGTTATTCTATTTTAAAGCATTTAGAAGGTCTGACAACCAGGTAGAGCTACGCTGGATAACCGCATCAGAGTACGACAACGCAGGATTTGAAATTTGGCGCCAGGACTCGGGTGGTAACTGGTACAAGGTCGGATACAGGCAAGGCATAGGCACATCCTACGTCTCAAATCATTACAATTACCTAGATGCAAATTATCGAAAGTCTATCACCTACTATAGGCTTAAGCAGTTGGACCACGATGGCACGGCTACTTTTTCTAAAGTAGTTGCCGTACCTGGGGCTATAGCCAGGCAGCGATCCAGCGCCTGGCCCATACCTGTTAAAGATTACTTGACTGTGCAGGCCGCTATTCCTGATACACCAGCTTTGCTTACTCTTTACTCTACCAATGCACGCTTGCTAATGAGCAAAACTTTTGAGGACCAAACCCGAATAGACCTGCGCCACCTACCTAATGGTTTATACCTGTTATATGTATTGCAAGATGGAGAAACACCAGCCATTATCAAGGTAGTCGTGGAGAAGTAA
- a CDS encoding SUMF1/EgtB/PvdO family nonheme iron enzyme: MRSLLILIVYFLLGCATAYANNISVSNVVLQNQNTTEKTTVVNFDLRWDNSWRLSVGQQNWDAAWVFVKYQPSGSQQWYHAKLKPTGHTAPTGAKIDAPADGMGAFVYRSAAGSGTFSLTDIGLKWDYAANGLTDGALVTVKVFAIEMVYVPQGAFYAGDFNTSRGSFKKGSASNDTRPWDISSENTILVTNTISNGYYYTQGSSYQGLGTGSTFTIPSTFPKGYNAFYCMKYEISEGQWVDFFNTLTTPQKNTLDLTSGTGKGRNTEYFRNTISWTGGDATTETPNRACGYLNWMDAAAYADWAGLRPMTELEFEKATRGSMNAIGGEYAWGNGDDITAVSSLLNDGLANEGSNTSNANANFGNASVLGPVRVGMFATASSDRVQAGASYWGIMELSGNVWERVVSVGFSATHDFAGTHGDGELSGNGYANVADWPGATGATNEVKGAAGAGFRGGSWYSASSAVDLRASDRVWAAYNSTARRNDFGFRAIRTAP; the protein is encoded by the coding sequence ATGCGCTCCCTCTTAATACTAATTGTTTACTTTTTACTTGGCTGTGCCACAGCCTATGCTAATAATATCAGTGTAAGCAATGTAGTCCTTCAGAACCAAAACACCACCGAGAAAACGACAGTTGTAAATTTTGATCTCCGTTGGGATAACTCCTGGCGTTTGTCAGTAGGCCAACAGAACTGGGATGCTGCCTGGGTTTTTGTAAAGTACCAACCAAGTGGAAGCCAGCAATGGTATCATGCCAAACTCAAACCTACCGGACACACTGCACCTACTGGAGCTAAGATAGATGCACCAGCCGACGGCATGGGTGCTTTTGTATATCGTTCTGCAGCTGGTTCAGGCACCTTTTCTCTAACAGATATAGGGCTAAAGTGGGATTATGCAGCTAATGGTTTAACGGATGGTGCACTGGTTACTGTTAAAGTCTTTGCCATAGAAATGGTCTATGTGCCTCAAGGGGCATTTTATGCAGGGGATTTCAATACATCAAGAGGCTCTTTTAAAAAAGGATCAGCATCAAATGACACCCGCCCGTGGGATATCAGTAGCGAGAACACCATTTTAGTTACCAATACAATTTCAAACGGATACTATTATACTCAAGGCTCCAGTTATCAGGGACTTGGAACCGGATCCACCTTTACTATTCCTTCCACTTTTCCCAAAGGCTATAATGCGTTCTACTGCATGAAGTATGAGATCTCTGAAGGACAATGGGTAGACTTCTTCAATACCCTTACTACACCACAGAAGAACACATTAGACCTGACAAGCGGAACTGGTAAAGGCCGTAACACAGAATATTTTCGTAACACTATCAGCTGGACTGGAGGCGATGCCACAACAGAAACTCCAAATCGTGCATGCGGTTATCTTAATTGGATGGATGCAGCTGCCTATGCTGACTGGGCTGGGCTTAGGCCTATGACAGAGCTTGAGTTTGAGAAAGCAACTCGTGGTAGTATGAATGCCATAGGTGGTGAATACGCCTGGGGCAATGGAGATGATATTACAGCTGTATCCTCACTGTTAAACGATGGCTTGGCAAATGAGGGTAGCAATACTTCCAATGCCAACGCAAATTTTGGAAACGCCAGCGTTCTTGGGCCTGTTAGGGTAGGCATGTTTGCTACTGCATCTTCCGACCGTGTGCAGGCAGGTGCCTCGTACTGGGGCATCATGGAGCTGAGTGGTAATGTATGGGAGCGAGTTGTTAGTGTAGGCTTTTCCGCCACGCATGACTTTGCAGGTACCCACGGTGACGGGGAGCTGAGCGGCAATGGCTATGCAAATGTAGCAGATTGGCCTGGTGCTACCGGAGCAACAAATGAGGTAAAGGGCGCTGCAGGAGCAGGCTTTCGCGGTGGCTCGTGGTATTCAGCCTCCTCAGCTGTAGACTTACGAGCTTCTGATAGAGTTTGGGCAGCATATAATTCAACAGCTCGTCGTAACGATTTTGGCTTTCGAGCTATTCGCACTGCACCATAA
- a CDS encoding DUF721 domain-containing protein, whose translation MRYYKKKEEIDKRKADIQPIGESLKALMQAYRLDGKLSEVQLVQNWEKIMGKPIALKTQQLYFKDGKLFVRLTSAPLKHELNMSKSKVIEILNTEAGSNVVKDIVFL comes from the coding sequence GTGCGCTACTACAAGAAGAAAGAGGAGATTGATAAACGTAAGGCAGATATCCAACCGATTGGGGAGAGCCTGAAGGCACTGATGCAGGCTTATCGCTTAGATGGCAAGCTTAGCGAGGTACAGCTAGTGCAGAATTGGGAGAAAATTATGGGCAAACCCATTGCCCTGAAAACGCAGCAACTATACTTTAAAGACGGAAAGCTGTTCGTGCGCCTTACCTCTGCCCCGCTCAAGCACGAGCTTAACATGTCTAAGAGCAAGGTTATTGAGATACTGAACACCGAGGCTGGCAGCAATGTGGTGAAGGATATCGTATTTCTATAA
- the recF gene encoding DNA replication/repair protein RecF (All proteins in this family for which functions are known are DNA-binding proteins that assist the filamentation of RecA onto DNA for the initiation of recombination or recombinational repair.) — MLLENLSLLFFKNYEEATLSFSEHINCFIGDNGSGKTNLLDAIHYLSMTKSAFPGTDAQSIKQDEDFFMVKGRFDISDDKHTVQVSLKQGQKKTVTHNKAVYEKISDHIGRFPVVLISPYDTDLIREGSEERRKYFDSLMSQYDHVYLEQLIQYNYILKQRNSLLKQFAERNYYDRDYLQILNEQLIPLGEELAQTRQRFLVDFVPIFQKHYHHISDSHEEVTLTYKSQLAGDDFAYKLQQAERKDLALQRTTVGPHKDDFVFLMDGNPVKNFGSQGQQKSYVIALKLSHFEVMDQRQHHKPLLLLDDIFDRLDEKRITKLMQMVAAHTFGQIFLTDTHLERTDKILEGLSESIRRFDVKEGQVKVIQ, encoded by the coding sequence ATGCTCCTCGAAAATCTCAGTTTGCTGTTTTTCAAGAACTATGAAGAAGCTACGCTCAGCTTTTCGGAGCATATCAACTGTTTTATAGGCGATAACGGCAGCGGAAAGACAAACCTGCTCGACGCGATTCACTACCTCTCCATGACTAAAAGCGCCTTTCCCGGCACTGATGCACAGAGTATAAAACAGGATGAGGATTTCTTTATGGTGAAAGGACGCTTTGATATTTCTGATGATAAGCACACCGTGCAGGTGAGCCTGAAGCAGGGACAGAAAAAGACGGTGACGCACAACAAGGCAGTATATGAGAAAATCAGCGACCACATCGGCCGTTTTCCGGTGGTACTTATCTCGCCTTACGACACCGACCTCATCCGCGAGGGTAGCGAGGAGCGCCGCAAGTACTTCGACAGCCTTATGTCGCAGTACGACCATGTGTACCTGGAGCAGCTTATACAGTACAACTATATCCTGAAGCAACGCAACTCCCTGCTTAAGCAGTTTGCCGAGCGCAATTACTACGACCGCGATTACCTGCAGATACTGAACGAACAGCTGATACCTTTGGGCGAGGAGCTGGCACAAACACGGCAGCGTTTTCTGGTGGACTTCGTGCCGATCTTCCAGAAGCACTACCACCACATCTCCGACAGCCACGAGGAGGTAACGCTTACCTACAAAAGCCAGCTGGCCGGCGACGACTTTGCCTATAAACTACAGCAGGCCGAACGCAAGGACCTGGCCCTGCAACGCACTACTGTGGGTCCGCATAAAGATGACTTCGTGTTCCTGATGGATGGAAACCCGGTAAAGAACTTCGGCTCTCAGGGGCAGCAGAAAAGTTACGTAATTGCCCTGAAGCTGTCGCACTTTGAGGTAATGGACCAACGCCAGCACCACAAGCCCCTGCTCCTGCTCGATGACATTTTCGACCGCCTAGACGAGAAGCGCATCACCAAGCTCATGCAAATGGTGGCCGCCCATACTTTTGGCCAAATCTTCTTAACAGACACCCACTTGGAGCGCACCGACAAAATACTCGAAGGCCTCTCGGAAAGTATCCGTAGATTTGACGTGAAGGAGGGGCAGGTGAAGGTGATTCAATAG
- the pdhA gene encoding pyruvate dehydrogenase (acetyl-transferring) E1 component subunit alpha, with translation MADTKDKAKAKSAKAKVQAEPKFSKETYMWWYESMKLMRRFEEKAGQLYGQQKIKGFCHLYIGQEACAAGAASALQKGDKWITAYRDHAHPLALGTSPNAIMAELFAKATGCSKGKGGSMHIFDKEVGFMGGHGIVGAQVPMGAGIAFAEKYNNTGNVCITYMGDGAVRQGAFHEALNMAMTWKLPVIFVIENNGYAMGTSVQRTSNVTELYKLGESYDIPSEPVDAMEVEKVHEAVARAAERARAGEGPTLLEFRTYRYKGHSMSDPAKYRTKEELEDYKGRDTIESVKATILQNGWATEEELDQIDDKIKQQVAESVEFAENSPYPEPEELYTDIYIEKDYPFIMD, from the coding sequence ATGGCTGATACGAAAGATAAGGCAAAAGCGAAGTCGGCGAAAGCAAAGGTACAGGCTGAGCCAAAGTTTTCAAAGGAAACATACATGTGGTGGTATGAGTCGATGAAGCTCATGCGCCGCTTTGAAGAGAAGGCGGGCCAACTATATGGCCAGCAAAAAATCAAAGGTTTCTGCCACCTATACATTGGTCAGGAAGCATGTGCTGCTGGTGCTGCAAGTGCCCTGCAGAAAGGTGACAAGTGGATTACTGCTTACCGCGACCACGCACACCCACTGGCGCTAGGTACTAGCCCTAATGCTATTATGGCAGAGTTGTTTGCAAAGGCTACTGGTTGCTCTAAGGGCAAAGGTGGTTCTATGCACATCTTCGATAAGGAAGTAGGCTTTATGGGTGGCCACGGTATTGTGGGTGCTCAGGTGCCAATGGGCGCAGGTATTGCCTTTGCTGAGAAGTATAACAACACTGGTAACGTGTGTATCACTTACATGGGTGACGGTGCTGTTCGCCAGGGTGCTTTCCACGAGGCCCTGAACATGGCCATGACCTGGAAGCTGCCTGTGATCTTCGTGATCGAGAACAACGGTTATGCAATGGGTACTTCTGTACAGCGTACCTCTAACGTAACAGAACTTTACAAACTGGGCGAAAGCTACGACATCCCTTCTGAGCCGGTTGACGCAATGGAGGTAGAGAAGGTACACGAGGCAGTGGCAAGAGCTGCAGAGCGTGCACGTGCTGGTGAAGGCCCAACCTTGTTGGAGTTCAGAACTTACCGCTACAAAGGTCACTCTATGTCTGACCCTGCTAAGTACAGAACTAAAGAGGAGCTGGAAGATTACAAAGGCCGCGACACTATTGAGTCTGTAAAAGCAACTATCCTGCAGAACGGATGGGCTACTGAGGAAGAGCTGGACCAGATTGATGACAAAATAAAGCAGCAGGTAGCTGAGTCTGTAGAGTTTGCTGAAAACTCTCCTTATCCAGAACCAGAAGAGCTTTACACAGACATCTACATTGAGAAGGACTATCCATTCATAATGGACTAA
- a CDS encoding tetratricopeptide repeat protein: MAKETVKNHSEFEELVENPDALADRLSQSEDFVKKNKSKLLGIFIAIAAVIVGGFLYYNYRSTQNVEAQNAMFQAVYYFEADSLSKALNGDGQNASLLEIADEYSSTDAGNLANFYAGVALLKQGQYAEAVERLENFKSDDYLLQARAYSLTGDALLEQGKHKEAADMYKKAANHNANPFFSPQYLMKAGIAYEAGNNYSAAAEVYDQIIKEYVASSEVTDAKKYKARAELLAGGNN; the protein is encoded by the coding sequence ATGGCAAAAGAAACAGTTAAGAACCACAGCGAGTTTGAGGAGCTGGTTGAGAACCCTGATGCATTGGCAGACCGCCTGTCGCAGTCAGAGGACTTTGTGAAGAAAAACAAATCAAAGTTGCTGGGAATATTCATCGCCATCGCTGCTGTTATTGTTGGTGGTTTTCTGTACTACAACTACCGCAGCACGCAGAATGTAGAAGCTCAGAACGCTATGTTCCAGGCTGTTTACTATTTCGAGGCAGATTCTCTGAGCAAAGCCTTAAACGGTGACGGTCAGAATGCTAGTCTGTTGGAGATAGCTGATGAGTATAGCAGTACAGATGCCGGTAACCTGGCAAACTTCTATGCTGGTGTTGCGCTGTTAAAGCAGGGCCAGTATGCAGAGGCTGTAGAGCGTCTGGAGAACTTCAAGTCTGATGATTATCTGTTACAAGCTCGTGCATATAGCCTGACAGGCGATGCGCTGTTAGAGCAGGGTAAGCATAAGGAAGCCGCTGACATGTATAAGAAGGCAGCTAACCATAATGCAAATCCTTTCTTCTCTCCGCAGTACCTGATGAAAGCGGGTATTGCTTATGAAGCAGGTAACAACTACAGCGCAGCTGCTGAAGTGTATGACCAGATCATCAAGGAATATGTAGCTTCTTCGGAGGTAACAGATGCCAAGAAGTATAAAGCCCGTGCCGAACTGTTGGCAGGTGGCAACAACTAA
- the ribH gene encoding 6,7-dimethyl-8-ribityllumazine synthase, protein MATSLKNLSEYSQDKFTDISDKTFGIVVAEWHDDITSVLCQGAIDTLLKHGAQKENIFVNTVPGSFELTLGAQFLAMQEEIDAVICIGVVIKGDTKHDDYINHAVANGLTIVSLKFNKPVSFGLVTTNNLEQALDRAGGKHGNKGVEAAAAAIGMLSF, encoded by the coding sequence ATGGCTACATCATTAAAAAACCTGAGCGAGTATAGCCAGGATAAATTTACAGACATATCAGATAAGACCTTTGGTATCGTAGTAGCTGAGTGGCACGATGATATTACCAGTGTATTGTGCCAGGGGGCCATAGATACACTGCTAAAGCATGGAGCGCAGAAGGAAAACATCTTTGTCAACACAGTGCCAGGAAGCTTTGAACTAACGCTAGGAGCGCAGTTCTTGGCCATGCAGGAGGAAATAGATGCAGTGATCTGTATTGGAGTGGTGATAAAAGGGGATACAAAGCATGATGACTATATCAACCATGCTGTGGCCAATGGCTTAACGATCGTATCGCTGAAGTTTAACAAGCCAGTTTCTTTCGGGTTGGTAACTACCAATAACCTGGAACAGGCATTAGACAGAGCAGGAGGCAAGCATGGCAATAAAGGCGTAGAAGCCGCTGCAGCAGCCATAGGTATGCTTAGTTTTTGA
- a CDS encoding DUF3575 domain-containing protein: MKKTTLLLSAIFVLFAVSAASAQVRRQTEAPRRAVIKANVLSPFALTASGFVEYAFAPQLSAQLGAFTTGVSIKDVDFSGYGFTPEVRYYLSETKQAPNGVYVAGYGRILNYKLTVDDEDAGKTYEATYSPVGAGVAAGNQWIFNSGISVDLFLGLGVNGGSLKVKSGTEDDFDLGFLNLVGSGVRIRPGLTVGYSF; this comes from the coding sequence ATGAAAAAGACTACACTTTTACTCTCTGCTATATTTGTCCTCTTTGCGGTGTCAGCTGCCTCTGCACAAGTGCGGCGGCAAACAGAAGCGCCACGTCGTGCTGTTATCAAAGCTAACGTTCTCAGCCCCTTTGCGCTAACTGCATCGGGATTTGTAGAATATGCCTTTGCTCCTCAGCTTAGTGCACAGCTGGGCGCCTTTACAACAGGCGTCTCTATCAAAGATGTGGACTTTAGCGGTTATGGCTTTACACCGGAGGTACGCTATTACCTCTCTGAAACGAAACAGGCTCCTAATGGTGTGTATGTAGCTGGCTATGGCCGTATCCTGAACTATAAACTCACTGTTGATGATGAGGATGCGGGTAAAACTTATGAAGCCACTTATTCACCTGTAGGTGCTGGTGTAGCTGCTGGGAACCAGTGGATTTTCAATAGTGGTATATCTGTTGATTTGTTCCTGGGCCTGGGCGTAAACGGAGGTAGCCTTAAAGTGAAGTCAGGTACAGAAGATGACTTTGACCTTGGTTTCCTAAACCTGGTTGGCAGCGGTGTCCGAATCAGACCTGGCCTGACAGTTGGGTACAGCTTCTAA
- a CDS encoding TraR/DksA family transcriptional regulator translates to MNTNEEKQRYSREELAEFEEIIQEKLLNARKEVAFIKETLSRRNDSGTDNTASPSKMLEDGADTAEKESLNQLASRQMKFIQQLENALIRIKNGTYGVCIVTGKLIPKERLRAVPHTQHSIEAKLQRND, encoded by the coding sequence ATGAATACAAACGAAGAAAAACAGCGCTATTCCAGAGAGGAACTTGCTGAGTTCGAGGAGATTATCCAGGAGAAACTGTTGAATGCGCGTAAAGAGGTTGCCTTTATAAAGGAAACATTGAGCCGTCGCAACGACTCTGGAACAGATAACACAGCTTCTCCTTCCAAAATGCTGGAAGACGGTGCTGATACTGCCGAGAAGGAAAGCTTGAACCAATTGGCTTCACGCCAGATGAAGTTTATTCAGCAGCTTGAAAATGCTCTGATCAGGATCAAAAACGGTACTTACGGTGTTTGCATCGTAACAGGCAAGCTGATTCCTAAAGAAAGACTACGTGCCGTGCCACATACACAGCACTCAATCGAAGCAAAACTTCAGCGTAACGACTAG
- the scpB gene encoding SMC-Scp complex subunit ScpB, with product MDILQHHIQALVFCAQSPISIEEIQRCLQESLGMEEILVSDVLEAVEAINERLQEQGFAFQIYAIGGGYQFLTKPEYQDTVSTYLKHKSKKKLSASALETLAIIAYKQPITRSQMEQIRGVGCDYAVQRLLEKELIEIKGKADTIGRPVLYGTSQKFMDYFGINHIKDLPQLKDFAIEENTIGEAAD from the coding sequence TTGGATATACTGCAACACCATATTCAGGCACTGGTTTTTTGTGCCCAATCGCCAATCAGCATCGAAGAGATCCAGCGCTGCTTACAGGAGTCGCTCGGAATGGAGGAGATACTGGTGAGCGATGTGCTGGAAGCCGTGGAAGCTATAAATGAGCGATTGCAGGAGCAAGGCTTTGCTTTCCAGATCTATGCGATCGGGGGCGGCTATCAGTTCCTGACAAAGCCGGAGTACCAGGATACGGTCAGTACTTATCTGAAACATAAATCAAAGAAAAAACTGTCAGCGTCTGCACTGGAGACGCTGGCTATTATTGCCTATAAACAACCGATTACCAGAAGCCAGATGGAGCAGATACGTGGCGTTGGCTGCGACTACGCTGTACAGAGGCTACTGGAGAAAGAACTGATCGAGATAAAAGGCAAAGCCGACACCATTGGACGTCCGGTGCTTTATGGTACGTCCCAAAAATTCATGGATTATTTCGGCATCAACCACATCAAAGACCTTCCGCAGCTTAAAGATTTCGCCATCGAGGAAAACACCATTGGCGAAGCCGCCGACTAG
- a CDS encoding pseudouridine synthase — protein MAKFNDRPDRDNAGADRRGADRDRSDRPNNDREGKKIFNRRDKYERSEEGSEGRGERRSFGDRQDRRDNDRKPFSGDRREGGEKRSYGDRREGGERRSFNSDRKEGGERRSFNSDRREGGERRSYGDRREGGERRSFNSDRPNREGGERRSYGDRREGGERSERRSLNSDRPERRDNDKRSFNSDRRDDRRGGERREGGEKRSFGGDRREGGERSSFSNDRPRREDGERRSFNSDRRERRGGEERGERRFSRDSKPSFGEKRGFRGDKGDRKGRSVGFKGRSNDRFRSNGEEPQAPDYNLSRYKNNPRIKRSNREEEENDGTIRLNRYIANAGVCSRREADVLIESGEIKVNGEVVTEMGYKVQPTDNVYYGKKLLSREKMVYVLLNKPKDFLTTTDDPEGRKTVMSLVANASKERIFPVGRLDRNTTGLLLFTNDGEMAQKLTHPSNNIKKIYQVELDKPITKADFVKVAEGVELEDGKAEVDDVALLGESNKFLGLEIHIGRNRIVRRIFEHLGYDVVSLDRVQYAGLTKKDLPRGEWRYLTEKEVIQLKYFM, from the coding sequence ATGGCAAAATTTAATGATAGACCTGACCGCGATAACGCTGGTGCAGACAGAAGAGGTGCTGACAGAGATCGTTCTGACAGACCAAACAACGACCGCGAAGGCAAGAAAATTTTTAACAGAAGAGATAAGTACGAAAGATCTGAAGAAGGAAGTGAAGGACGTGGAGAACGTCGCTCGTTCGGAGACAGACAAGATAGAAGAGATAACGACCGCAAGCCGTTCAGCGGAGACCGCCGTGAAGGTGGTGAAAAACGCTCTTACGGAGATAGAAGAGAAGGCGGAGAACGCCGTTCTTTTAACTCTGACAGAAAAGAAGGTGGTGAGCGTCGTTCTTTCAACTCCGATAGGAGAGAAGGTGGCGAGCGCCGCAGCTATGGCGACAGACGCGAGGGCGGAGAAAGACGCAGCTTCAACAGCGACCGTCCTAACCGTGAAGGCGGCGAGCGCAGATCTTACGGAGACAGAAGAGAGGGAGGAGAGCGTAGTGAGCGCCGCTCTTTGAACTCAGACAGACCCGAAAGACGCGATAACGATAAAAGAAGTTTTAACTCTGACAGACGTGATGACCGCCGTGGAGGCGAGCGCCGCGAAGGAGGAGAAAAACGTTCTTTTGGTGGTGATAGAAGAGAGGGTGGCGAACGCAGTTCCTTCAGCAATGACCGCCCGAGACGTGAGGATGGTGAGCGCCGCAGCTTTAACTCCGACCGCCGCGAACGTAGAGGTGGAGAAGAGCGTGGTGAACGTCGTTTCAGCCGTGATAGCAAACCTTCTTTTGGAGAGAAGCGTGGCTTTAGGGGTGATAAAGGCGACAGAAAAGGCAGAAGCGTTGGCTTCAAAGGACGTTCTAACGACCGCTTCCGCAGCAATGGGGAAGAGCCGCAGGCACCTGATTATAACCTGAGTCGCTATAAGAATAACCCGCGCATTAAGAGAAGCAATCGCGAAGAGGAGGAGAATGACGGAACAATCCGCCTGAACCGCTACATCGCGAACGCCGGTGTGTGCTCTCGCCGCGAGGCCGATGTGCTAATCGAGTCGGGTGAGATCAAGGTTAACGGAGAAGTAGTAACAGAAATGGGCTACAAAGTACAGCCTACTGATAATGTATACTACGGTAAAAAGCTTCTGAGCCGTGAGAAGATGGTGTACGTGCTGTTAAACAAGCCAAAGGATTTCCTGACAACGACAGACGACCCGGAAGGCCGCAAAACAGTAATGAGTCTGGTTGCAAATGCCTCAAAAGAACGTATATTTCCGGTAGGGCGTTTGGACCGCAATACTACTGGTCTGTTGCTGTTCACGAACGATGGGGAAATGGCACAGAAGCTGACGCACCCATCAAACAACATCAAAAAGATTTACCAAGTAGAGCTGGACAAGCCTATCACCAAAGCTGACTTTGTAAAAGTAGCTGAAGGTGTGGAGCTGGAAGATGGCAAAGCTGAGGTAGATGATGTGGCACTGTTGGGTGAATCTAACAAGTTTCTGGGGCTAGAGATCCATATTGGCCGTAACCGTATTGTTCGCCGAATTTTCGAGCACCTGGGCTACGATGTAGTATCCCTGGACCGTGTGCAGTATGCCGGACTTACGAAGAAGGACCTGCCACGAGGAGAGTGGCGTTACTTAACTGAAAAAGAAGTTATCCAGCTGAAATACTTCATGTAA